The sequence GCAATCTGTTCCTTGTTATTTTTAGCGTTGAATTGTGCGGCATTATATAGATTTTCGCCTGCTTTTATGGTGTTTTTTAATTTGAAGCCAGAAAAAATAGGCATTGTAACATTTGCCTGCCCTAATAAAAGACTATTAACTTTTGGTTGTGCAGATCCACCACCGCCAACACTGTCTGAAGATTGAGTCCTCAGTTTAACGTCAGCACCGGTCAAATAACGGTATTGTCCAGAAATGTCAACATCAGGATATTGAAGGTTTTTGGTAACATTTAATTGCCCTTCAGCAGAGTTGACTTTGGCATCAGCAATTTTTGAAGCATCGCTGTTTGTAAGAGCAAAATTTACGGCATCTTCTAACGTGAGATTCTTTATTTCTTGAGCTTTCATAGTTGCTCCCGAAATCAACAGGACGAGCAATAACAATTTAATTCGCATAAGTAAGTAGCGCTTTTATAGTTTGTTGAATGTGTTTTGTGAGTGTTTTATGAACAAATTCATCCAGAGAAACGTCGTCCGGAAGGCTATGCAAAGCCATATAGAATTTTTTATTGTAATAGAAGTGGAAATAAGTACCAAGAATGGTTGGAACGATGAGTGGAATATTTAATTCTTTTGAAAACACGCCTTCACTTTGTCCTTTTTTCACAAAGGCTTCAATCACTTTGAAATTTTCGTTTTTTTGTTTGAGATAGTTTTCAAAACTAATATTTCGGGAGTCTTTGGAATATTCAAAGTTTACAATTTTATGAGTTCTACGGTTTTTATGAACTCGCATTACTACTAAAGCTACAATTTCATCTATTTTTTCTAAGTACTTTGTT comes from Aequorivita sublithincola DSM 14238 and encodes:
- a CDS encoding TetR/AcrR family transcriptional regulator produces the protein MDWNEKQIQILEVAEKLFAENGFDGTSVRQISKEADVNVAMISYYFGSKEKMLEALLDYRLADFKIQIESILSKETKYLEKIDEIVALVVMRVHKNRRTHKIVNFEYSKDSRNISFENYLKQKNENFKVIEAFVKKGQSEGVFSKELNIPLIVPTILGTYFHFYYNKKFYMALHSLPDDVSLDEFVHKTLTKHIQQTIKALLTYAN